The genomic stretch TGTTTTTGATTTAACGAGTTTCAGTAACGGATAAAGAAGCAGAAATTGTAGAACAGCTATGACAAAAGACAATGTATAGAAAGCTTCATCCACTACCACATGAAAAGGAAGTGCTCCCCATCCAGTAACTAGACTTTCGCCCTCTATCATCTTCATCAAGACGAAGTAGAATGAACCCCACAATGCAACAAGCAAAATCATTTTCGAAACAACGGATCGACTGAAAGACTTCTTTTCAAGCTGTTGATTGCGGACTTTATGAAATACGAATGCACCAACAATCACAGCAAAAGCTGCGATGCTAAATCGACCACTTGTATGAGAAAAAGACGCTATTTCTGAAAAAGCTTCTTTTAAAGCAAACATCTCAAACACTTGCACACCTACTAAAATCAAACAGGCAATCGCACTAAGAAAATAGATTTCATTTAGACCAGTTCTCGTTTTCTGCATGAGCTCACATCCTGTTATGGTTTGGCTTGATTTCTACCTCCATTATAAAGATGAGTGACTCGCTGTGGAGGATGTTTGGGGAATCTTTACAAAAGATTAATAACTACTACATGAAGTATTTACTGTCTGTAGAAGATGACAATTAGTACCTATTCCTTTCCTTTACTTGATAAGAGGATGAAAACTCCTTTTCTTATTCGTAGCTCACACCAACAAACCAGCTGTTCTGATGCAACTTGTCAGCCCTGTAAAGATAGTCATTCTTTGTCCAATGTTTTCTATCTGATCTAGTGCCTTCAGTCAGGAAAGGCATTAGGAAGTCAAGAACTGAATCAAGAGGTATGAAAAGATTTATCTTTCAAATGAAAAAGAGAGGATGATAAGTGATAAGAAAAGGGGGATGCGGGTCAGATTTGATGGGGGTTGGAGTGGAAAATATAGTGCACATAAAAGAAAAAAACATCACCAGTACTTCTCCAGCGATGCTTGTACCTTGATCTTCATTCGACAAATACTTACAAATCCCGGGTGGTGACAGGCACCGTTAAAGCCTTCAAAGGCAACAACACACTAACAGTTGTTCCCACTCCTAGTTCACTATCGAATTCAATCCGTCCGCCGTGCTCGTGAACGATTTTATAGCAAACCACTAATCCCAAACCTGTGCCAGCTTCTTTATTCGAGAAGAAGGGATCACCCAGATGCTTTAGACGTTCTTTCGAAATGCCTACACCATGATCGGAGATAGCTATTCGGAACGTCTCTCCATCTTGACTCGTTTGAATCGTTAGCTCCCCTCCATCTGGCATCGACTCAATCCCATTTTTAATCAGATTGATTAAGACCTGTTTGATTTGATTCACTTCACACTCCACAAGATCAAGTGCTTCTTGAAGGTCTTTCTTTATACATACATTGTTTATACGCGCCTGCGAGTTCATAATCGATAACGTATCACAAATAAGCGTTGTCACATCTGCCTGCTGATAGGTGACAGCTTGTGGCTTTGCAAGGGATAAAAACTCTGAAATGATGTTCTCGATTCGATTCATCTCAGACAGCATCAACTCGTGAATTTTCCCATCAATTTTCCCTTTGTATAATTGAATAAATCCTTTCACTGCCGTTAATGGATTCCGAACCTCATGGGCCACTGCAGCTGCTAGTTGTCCAATAACCGAAAGCTTTTCGGAACGAAGCAACAATTCTTCCGTGCGTTTTCGATCACCGATATACCGCGTAAACGCCGAGATCGCGAGCACATTTCCCTTCTGATCTCTAAGCGGAGAGTACGTTACGCTAACCTCCAATAAACTGCCATCTTTATGCTTTCGAAAGGCTTCATAACCAATGATCTCTTTGCCACTTTTCACCGTATCACAAATAGACTTTGCTTCATCGCGATTTCCATCAGGATAGAGCTCAATCATTTCACGGGGCATTTCTTTTTCAGAATACCCATATAGTCGTTGAAATGCCAAGTTCGTTTTTAACACTTCTCCATTTAAGGTAATAACAGAAATTCCGTCTGCACTATTAGAAAAAATCGACTCCAAAAGCTCTTTCGTTTCAATTAAATCTTCTTCTACCTTCTTCCGATGTGTGCTATCCCGACCAATCGAAATCAGATAGCCGCTTTCACCTTCGCCTAAAGAACCGGTTGCTTTGACAATATCAAACGTTCGTTCTTCTCCATTATGTAAAAGCTGATGTTCGAATTGAATATTAGATGCATTGTCCTTTGTTAGATCAGATGGAAATGCCTCTTTTAAAAGGGGAATCGCATCCCACTTCGCACTCCCAATTTCAGCAAACGTTTGGCCTACTACATCCTGTCCTTCTAAGTTAAAAAGTTTCTTCGCATATTGATTCATCTCGAGTATCTGGCCATCATGGTTTTGAAAAACGACAAATTCCGGCATAGAGTTAATTAGAGAACGAAGAAGTTCTTCTTGTTTAAATGCTTCTTGCTGTGCCGATTTGTAAGCAGTAATATCTTTTAAAATGTTATAGGCACCGATGTACGACTGATTAATTTTAATTGGAATCGTTTTAACTTCGATATAGATTAAATCCCCATTTTTATGAGTAATGCTTGTTTCATAGACTTGCGCTTTTCCTTGTAATGCTTTGTTCGTATAATATTTTATTCTTTTTAATTCTTGAAATGAAATATTCTTTTCATATGTATGGATAATCTCGCATTTTTCATAGCCAATCATTAATTGAAGAGATTGATTAATATCCGTAATGCGACCATCCCTGTCAACAAAAATAATTCCGTCCGGGTTTTCAGCAATTAAAAAATCATGTTTTAAGTGTAGTTCACTTAACTCTTGTTTCATATTTTCTTCATGATTCGAGGTTAATGTTTTCATACAAACGAAAAGCATAAGATTTTCTTCCAAAGACGAAATTTCAATAAGGTGAGCTTCCTTGTCCAAAACCGAAGTGAAAAAAATTTCGATCGGATTTTCTGTTGAAGAACAGTTAAGTTCCTTCATAAAATGTTGAGCAGAATGATCAATCATCCATATCTGATTAATACGATAACGCTCTTTATTCTCATCTTCTGGAAGAATCTTTTTCCCTTCTTCGTTAGCGTAAACAACAGACCCTTGTAAATCTACTACGAATAGTGGGAGGGGAATTCTACCATAATATTTTTCGTAACTCACAGCGACCACACCCTCCAAAATTTGGCTTTCATTCCTTTTATTATCTCATATTTTATAATTGCTGTAAGGCTTCAAAAAAGAAATAAACCGCTGACTACAGCGGTTTACTCTTTCCCTCTATTAACTTAGAGATAGCGGGCACTCTTCCTACATACCAAGCGATTAATCAAACGTTTGTTTAACGTCAACTTAACGGTCTGTATCAGAAACTCGCTTAACCTCTTGAAGCAATGGCTCATAGAGATCCGAACCTTTTTTCACGTAATGAAGTTCCTTCACTCCTGGTACTTTCAAGCGAATGGCACCGCTTTGTTTGTTATACCACAAACGTAATCCATCTAAAAAAACGGATTTCTCTGTTTCGGAAACTTCTAATTTCATCATGATCGCTCAATCCCTTTCTTTAGTAGTGCTCCTGAACAAATGCCTGCTCTTCATCAGCAGACAATAACCGACTCGCTTTTCCGATTGATCCGTTATTCAAGCTCCAGAGCTCGTTATGAACGGAAACTGCGTTTTCAAAATTTCCGTTTTTCCATTTCATTAACGCTTGCTCATATAAATCGTAATGTTCATACTCTCCCGTACCTTCGACTTGATCCAGAATGGTAAGCATGTCGTCAATACGCGCATCGGTCATTTCAACGAGCGTCCATTTTTCTTCTGCATATACTTTTTGATGAGTCATCCCGTGAATCGTGTTCATAAAATGCTGTTCACTCGGAATGTCCTCATTTGCTGTGGAATTTGACCCCTCATCAATATAGCGTTCCTGATCAATCCCCTCTGAAGCTTCTGCTGAGCCCTCATCGGACGCTTCACTTACGTCTTTTTCTTCTAGCAAACTCGTATTCATATCTGAGATAAACCAATAGCCAAGCCCAAGAGTTAGAAGGACAATGGATATGATTGAAATAAGTATTGTTTTAGTGGATGGCATGTTGTGGACAGCTCCTTAATATGATTGTTTGTTCAATTTATCATCTCGTGCTAGATCTATGATTCCATCCAGGTTAACGATGCTTCGCTTAATGATGACATATTGTTGCTCAAGCTCGTTCGCTTTTTCAACACTAGGGTCTTCAAGGTGAGCCGATTCGATTACTAGAGTCTTTGCTTTCGTGTAAATCTCGTTTATCTCGTTTTGTAATGCCGGAAGTTCATCAGAATATTTCATTGCTCGTTCCATTTGTTCCATGATCATTTGGCTTTGAAAGTTAAGCATGGAGATCTCATCAATGTCCAAACCTGAAAACTCCACCACTTTGTCATCAGTCGTAATCGGCAATACAGAATCACTTTCCATTGAATAGACCTGCCTATCTATATATCCCATAACGACGCCCATATATTGATTTTCCGAAGGAACTGGTCGATAGTAGGAGTCGGGGTCTATCTGGTCCATATCTATGCCCATAAAATATCCTGTTTTCATTGAAAAACGATATCCATTCTCAAATGTGACAACAGAACCTACTTCTGATTCCTCCACTGCTATGCGATTTTCTTCAGGCAACTCCCACTCCACTAAATAATCATAAATTTTTTGATAATTCCCATCCGGAAATTTTCTTTTAACAAATTCAGCTTGTTCGTTCTCTAATTTTTTCTCTGATTCATTTTCATCGTCATCTTCAGTTTCATTGGATTGATGCGAATTTTCCATGTCCATACTCTGTTCTGTGCCAAAGAAATCAGAAAAACTATTAGATCCAAGAATAAGTAACAGAAGGAAACAAGTAAGAATAGATAGGACTGGGACTAATCGTCTTGGTTTCCGCTTGGAAGGACGACTGTGAATCACTTTGTAATAAATCCGCTCCTTCTCCTCCTTACTCACCTCACCCTTATTCAAAACCGTCTCATCCATATCCTTACGAAGATTTTTCAGCTTGTCCTCCATCTACTCAACCTCCTTTTAAAGCTCACGAAGTTGCAATTTAGCACGCCTTAATCTCGTTTTGATCGTCTCTGTTTTAATCCCTGTTAGCTCTTCTATTTCTTGAAGACTTAAATCTTCATAATAAAATAAAATGATTACTTCTCGATATTTCACTGATAGTGAAAGCACCTTCTCGGAAATCTCTTCTCCTTCACTTTTTTGAACAAGGATCTCATCTAGACCAGTGCCTACCTTCAAATTTTCGTCCCCGCGAAAAGGAATAATCGACCTGAACCACTTACTTTTCAAATAATCTTTGCACCGATTGACGGTAATTTTAAATAACCACGTTTTATAACTGCTGTCTCCCCTAAAACGGTCGATGTTTTTATAACAAGAAATAAACACTTCCTGCGTAATGTCATCAGCCACCGTCCAATTTTTCACATATGTAAAAGCAAGGCGCTTGATCGGCTCTGCAAAATCATCGATCAACTCCCTGATTAATTCATTTCTCTCAAACTCATTCTCTCTTATTTTCTCCCCCAACGAGCTCCCCCCTGGATTTCCCTGTATGATAGACGACCGACTCCCCAAAATCGGTTCAAAAAGTTCACTATTTAGTGATAAACAACTAAATATACCTTAAAATGGTTTAGCTTCAAAACTATAACACAAAAAAGAATCACAGAAAGCACGAGCGCTTTTTATGATTCTTCGCGTATGTTCATACTTATAGGTTATTAATCAAACGTTTGTTTAACTTTTCAAAACCCGCATATTCTTCTCCACATACGCCCAATTCTGCGGAAACGGAAACCGCAATCGCCAGTAAGTAGCCCCAAGCAAACCATAGGCTTGCATTTGTTTATATTTCTCCTTGATGCTTTGAATGTCTTCGAACCAAACCACGTGCTCCTGACCCATTACGTTATAGCTGTAAGTTGGCGCTTGAGCTATCTCGTTATATTGAATAGGAAGCCACCCGTTAATCGCACGATTTTGTGCATTTTGCACGGGAATCATTTCGGCTGGCTTTTCCTGCGCTGGCAATGACCAATCATAACCGTAAAGACTCATCGCCATCATTACTTTACGATGGTTTATCTGACTCGTAGCATACATTAACATCTCTTCCACCCACCAGACGGGAGCAATTGGATCTGGTGGACCAATCGCATAGCCATAGTCGATTGTCATCACTGAGACGATGTCCGCAATTTCGCCAACGGCTCGATAATCTAGAAAACCAACCAGTCGATTCGTCGGCATATCGCTACTTTTCGCATGCGCATTTAGTTGGAGAGTCAGATTGCCAAGACCCTTCTTTAGCTCTTGTAAAAATAACGTAAATTCCTTACGCCTTTCTGGGGGCACAAATTCAAAATCTACGCTAACCCCTGCGTATCCTTTTTCCTTTACTGTTCTTACAAGATTTTGCACGAGCGTTGCTCTTATTTCCTTATTCTGAAGCACAGTATCAGCTAACTCAGCACTGAACATTTGAACGTCATAATTGCTAATAACAAGTAAAGGCTTGATGTCCAGTACTTTCGATCGTTTTAAAATCGCATCATCATCAATTGGAAGCAGCTCTCCCTTTGGCGTAAAAGAATACGTAAATACCGCTAAATAAGTAATCCATCCGCTCAGGTTATTCAATGTTTCAAGATAAGGTGAACCTTCAATCGCATCGAAAAAGACGAGCGTTTCCATTCGATACTTCTGCATAGAGGGAATCTTGATTCTCGCGCCGACCAGGAGAGCCGTCGGGTTCATTGTCGGGTTAGCTTCAACAATCGCTTGAACCGACGTCTTATACTGTTGCGAAAGATTCCAAAACGTATCTCCTTGCTTAAGCTGATAAAATTGCTCAGGTAGATCTTGATCCGGTATATACAGATTTAGACCAGGGACAAGCCGGTCTGAGACAAGTCCGTTTAAAGTCTGTATCGTTGAAATCGGCACACCGTAGGCCAATGAAATGCGCGAAAGATTATCCCCACTTACCACCGTATGAACCGCCATTGAATCTCCTCCCAACTATGCAGCAGGCTATACTGTTAGTCTATTTCGTGAAGGAGGCGTTCATGAATCGGCCTAGACTCCAAATGCCCCTTCGACAAATAGTTACACACTTCGGGTGGTGACAGGCACCAACCAACCAAAAACAAGAAGCCCGGGATACACCCCGGGCTTCTCCATCATCCTATATCCTATTCCTCTACCAATTGCTTTCTTACTTTCTCGCTAACCACTGAATCCCCACCAAGAACATAAAGCTCATTAATACCAAGATCATCATAAGCTTCCTCGACAGAAGCGGGAAGTTTGTCAGTCTCTACTAACAACGATACGCCATCACGTTTCGCTGCAAGAACGGACCCTGATAGGGCATCTGCAAAATCCATTCCAGTTGAAATGAAAGCAGCGTTCGCTGATTGATTTAACAAAGCTATATTTGCAGATGTTTCAAAACGATCGGCTCCACCAATTCGTTCAGCATCTGGAAGTTGGTTCATCACTTCGTCAGCCACAACTCCACTACCACCAACGACAATGCTTTCATCAAAATCTTCTACCACGCGCTTTGTATTTTTCGGTAACTCATCTTTTTCTGTTAAAAGAATAGGGTAGCCATTCTTCGCTGCATAAGGCGCAATGGCAAGGGCGTCAGCAAAACTAAGTCCATTGGCGACAATGGCTTTCTTAGGATCTCCATCGAGACGAGCCGCGATATTTGCAGCTGTTTCAAATCGGTCATCCCCACTGATACGCTCTACCTTCAACCCTAGCCCTCTCAACTGATAGGTCACATAATTGGAGACAGCTCCACTACCACCAAGAACAATCGCTTTTGAGGCGCCAAGTCTCTTAATCTCTTTCTGAATATCGCGATTCATTGAATGACTTTCTGTTAATAGAATTGGGGCGTCATATTTGTAGGCAAGCGGTGCACCTGCAAGTGCATCAGCAAAACCATCTCCGCGTGTGATAACCACTGTATCTGCCTGTTCCCAGCCTTCTTTTGAAATCTCGATGGCAGTTTCATAACGATCCTTACCAGAAAGGCGCTCATCAACTACCTTTTCACTATCGACTTTTACAATCACAGTCGTTAATGGATCAAGCTGAATGCTATTCTTTGTTAACTCATATCCAGATGGCTCTGAAACCTTCTTCACACCGGCTTCATCATCGTCAACGAGCACATGACCTTTCGTTAAATCTTCTTTAAGCGTTAACGTTCTTTTCTCGTCATCAGCATTCACAAACACATAGTACGTGCCAGTTTTATCTGTTGAAACGTTTTTATACCCAATTGTTAAGTCGGTCTCTTTCATTTCAGGCGCATCGACTAGTTGAACATTCGCATCGACTAACTCTTTTGTACCAAGTCGGAAAGCATCTGTTGATTTTCTTAAGTCGATTAACCCACTCGTATAAGTCATTGTTTCTTTCTGAATGCCGTCTTCCGTTACCGCACTCCAGTCAAACATGTTAATCGCGTCAGTGGAATCATAAGAATCGTGAATAAAATAGGGATGCTCGAACGGCTCGCCGTCCTCATCTACCATATACGTTTCTTTTGCTTCTGGCTTTCCTTCGCCTTTCCATTGCTTCGTTCGACCGTATTCCTGTCCAGCATGAAGGAAAGATACACCCTGACTCGTCATAATCATGGCATTCCCGAGACGGATGCGCTCCTGAATTTCTTCCTCATGATCGGCAGGATCTTTCTTGATCGACTGCGCGATGACATCATGGAGCGTTAAGTTATCGTGTGCTGCAATATATTGAACCACGTCACCAGGATCATCAGCTACAAAATTCCCCGGCTGTCCTTTAATGTTATTAAAAATTGTTTCGATATCGCGGGCACCACCTGTTAAGAAACGAGGTTCGCCTTCACTTCCGAAACCTGATTTTAATTCGTTACGAATTTCATCTGAAAAGACGCTTGCGCTATCCGTATGGTCCATCCAATCCTGATCAGCTGGCATCACTTCATTTTCATCGTTTCCATCCCCAACGAACGTTCTCCATCCTTCGCCAAGCATAATTAAATTCGGATTCAACTTTTTCGCTTCATCGTAAGCGATTTGAACACTTTCCGCATCAAGATCACCCATTAAATCAAAACGAAACCCATCCACTTTAAATTCATCTACCCAGTACGTGATCGAATCGATCATCATTTTTCTCGTCATTTCATGTGTCGTGCCAAGCTTTCCACCGCCATAGCCGGTTTTTGGATTACCTTCTTCATCCATGAAATGATAATAGCCAGGCATCAAATCCTCAAAAATGCTAACGAGCGCTGTGTGGTTATACACAACATCAAGCACAACACCCATATCACGCTTATGAATTTCATCAATCAGCGCTTTTAACTCAGCAATCCGAGCTTCCGGATCCTCTGGACGCTCTGAGTACATGCCTGATGGAGAAAAATAACTATGTGGGTCATAACCCCAGTTATAGTTGTTTCCTTCAGAAGAGTAGTCAAGTTCTCTTTCATCGTTTTCGAGCTCATCTCCAAAGTAATATTTCATCACTGGAAGTAGCTGAACGTGTGTAACACCAAGCTCTTTCAAGTAATCAAGCTTTTCAGCAAAAGAGCTAAATGTGCCAAACTGAGCATCAAGCTCAGATTCAAGGTCTGGATCAGATGTAAAATCTCTCACGTGCGCTTCCCAAATAATCGCATCTTCCCGCTTTTCAAATCCAGGAATGGAAGCAAAGTCAAGCTTGGGACCAATTGCTGCAGGATTCACAATCGCCGCTTTTCCAACAGTATCTTCATCATCGTCTGTGGAAGCAGCCATCGATTTCGCATAAGGATCAAGTCCAATCGTTGTCTCACCATAAACATCGATTTCGAACTGATAATAGTAGCCTGTTAAATCGTCAATTCCAGTGTTCGACTGATCAAGTTTAACCTCCCAAACACCTTTCTCGCCTTTCGTCATCGCGAGATCTTTCTTGATTAATTCTGACTGATCGTCTTTGTCATAAAGAAGCACAGAAACAGAACTTGCAGGCGGTGACCAGAATTTAAGAGTCGCCTCTCCGTTATCATGAAG from Bacillus sp. Cs-700 encodes the following:
- a CDS encoding PAS domain-containing sensor histidine kinase gives rise to the protein MSYEKYYGRIPLPLFVVDLQGSVVYANEEGKKILPEDENKERYRINQIWMIDHSAQHFMKELNCSSTENPIEIFFTSVLDKEAHLIEISSLEENLMLFVCMKTLTSNHEENMKQELSELHLKHDFLIAENPDGIIFVDRDGRITDINQSLQLMIGYEKCEIIHTYEKNISFQELKRIKYYTNKALQGKAQVYETSITHKNGDLIYIEVKTIPIKINQSYIGAYNILKDITAYKSAQQEAFKQEELLRSLINSMPEFVVFQNHDGQILEMNQYAKKLFNLEGQDVVGQTFAEIGSAKWDAIPLLKEAFPSDLTKDNASNIQFEHQLLHNGEERTFDIVKATGSLGEGESGYLISIGRDSTHRKKVEEDLIETKELLESIFSNSADGISVITLNGEVLKTNLAFQRLYGYSEKEMPREMIELYPDGNRDEAKSICDTVKSGKEIIGYEAFRKHKDGSLLEVSVTYSPLRDQKGNVLAISAFTRYIGDRKRTEELLLRSEKLSVIGQLAAAVAHEVRNPLTAVKGFIQLYKGKIDGKIHELMLSEMNRIENIISEFLSLAKPQAVTYQQADVTTLICDTLSIMNSQARINNVCIKKDLQEALDLVECEVNQIKQVLINLIKNGIESMPDGGELTIQTSQDGETFRIAISDHGVGISKERLKHLGDPFFSNKEAGTGLGLVVCYKIVHEHGGRIEFDSELGVGTTVSVLLPLKALTVPVTTRDL
- a CDS encoding DUF6241 domain-containing protein; translated protein: MPSTKTILISIISIVLLTLGLGYWFISDMNTSLLEEKDVSEASDEGSAEASEGIDQERYIDEGSNSTANEDIPSEQHFMNTIHGMTHQKVYAEEKWTLVEMTDARIDDMLTILDQVEGTGEYEHYDLYEQALMKWKNGNFENAVSVHNELWSLNNGSIGKASRLLSADEEQAFVQEHY
- a CDS encoding sigma-70 family RNA polymerase sigma factor, whose translation is MGEKIRENEFERNELIRELIDDFAEPIKRLAFTYVKNWTVADDITQEVFISCYKNIDRFRGDSSYKTWLFKITVNRCKDYLKSKWFRSIIPFRGDENLKVGTGLDEILVQKSEGEEISEKVLSLSVKYREVIILFYYEDLSLQEIEELTGIKTETIKTRLRRAKLQLREL
- a CDS encoding LysM peptidoglycan-binding domain-containing protein, translated to MAVHTVVSGDNLSRISLAYGVPISTIQTLNGLVSDRLVPGLNLYIPDQDLPEQFYQLKQGDTFWNLSQQYKTSVQAIVEANPTMNPTALLVGARIKIPSMQKYRMETLVFFDAIEGSPYLETLNNLSGWITYLAVFTYSFTPKGELLPIDDDAILKRSKVLDIKPLLVISNYDVQMFSAELADTVLQNKEIRATLVQNLVRTVKEKGYAGVSVDFEFVPPERRKEFTLFLQELKKGLGNLTLQLNAHAKSSDMPTNRLVGFLDYRAVGEIADIVSVMTIDYGYAIGPPDPIAPVWWVEEMLMYATSQINHRKVMMAMSLYGYDWSLPAQEKPAEMIPVQNAQNRAINGWLPIQYNEIAQAPTYSYNVMGQEHVVWFEDIQSIKEKYKQMQAYGLLGATYWRLRFPFPQNWAYVEKNMRVLKS
- a CDS encoding pullulanase yields the protein MNASRLMKLLTVMLMVLGVFATPQYSKAETSVSDEAAIPDDHIRVHYQRADDNYEGWGLHLWNADDDNPAIDYKVDWGNPVAFEQETSYGMYVDVPVNDITNGLNFIVHKGDQKDTSDDRTFPTSGEKEFWLVQGQEEVYLEEPELSTQLSSATITAKNEITGLLNRKPDSLTVDDLKVLDRDGERVEVEKLESEGQKFVLTMGSELDLTQAYKVIYNEKEQQALVDWRLVDNEFVYDGNDLGVTLHDNGEATLKFWSPPASSVSVLLYDKDDQSELIKKDLAMTKGEKGVWEVKLDQSNTGIDDLTGYYYQFEIDVYGETTIGLDPYAKSMAASTDDDEDTVGKAAIVNPAAIGPKLDFASIPGFEKREDAIIWEAHVRDFTSDPDLESELDAQFGTFSSFAEKLDYLKELGVTHVQLLPVMKYYFGDELENDERELDYSSEGNNYNWGYDPHSYFSPSGMYSERPEDPEARIAELKALIDEIHKRDMGVVLDVVYNHTALVSIFEDLMPGYYHFMDEEGNPKTGYGGGKLGTTHEMTRKMMIDSITYWVDEFKVDGFRFDLMGDLDAESVQIAYDEAKKLNPNLIMLGEGWRTFVGDGNDENEVMPADQDWMDHTDSASVFSDEIRNELKSGFGSEGEPRFLTGGARDIETIFNNIKGQPGNFVADDPGDVVQYIAAHDNLTLHDVIAQSIKKDPADHEEEIQERIRLGNAMIMTSQGVSFLHAGQEYGRTKQWKGEGKPEAKETYMVDEDGEPFEHPYFIHDSYDSTDAINMFDWSAVTEDGIQKETMTYTSGLIDLRKSTDAFRLGTKELVDANVQLVDAPEMKETDLTIGYKNVSTDKTGTYYVFVNADDEKRTLTLKEDLTKGHVLVDDDEAGVKKVSEPSGYELTKNSIQLDPLTTVIVKVDSEKVVDERLSGKDRYETAIEISKEGWEQADTVVITRGDGFADALAGAPLAYKYDAPILLTESHSMNRDIQKEIKRLGASKAIVLGGSGAVSNYVTYQLRGLGLKVERISGDDRFETAANIAARLDGDPKKAIVANGLSFADALAIAPYAAKNGYPILLTEKDELPKNTKRVVEDFDESIVVGGSGVVADEVMNQLPDAERIGGADRFETSANIALLNQSANAAFISTGMDFADALSGSVLAAKRDGVSLLVETDKLPASVEEAYDDLGINELYVLGGDSVVSEKVRKQLVEE